One part of the Chitinivibrionales bacterium genome encodes these proteins:
- a CDS encoding DUF512 domain-containing protein encodes MAQELGLTIRSVEKGLPAWEAGLRKGDIIVTVNDEPVKDEVDFRFCTAQPVSEIRVLHRMGILTKLLKRPSRTAVGVQFADQGVTRCRNHCIFCFIDQMPKGLRRSLYIKDEDVRHSFVNGNYVTLAAMTFDDLEQLCSRGLSPLYVSVHATDRHVRCTMLGNKHIFDIMDQLGFLEKNGISFHAQIVVCPGYNNGAVLTKSLKDLCGLTKGLISVSVVPVGLTRFRRHPLQPVDRGEARRICKQVMRASEKDKKRYGRRRIFLADELFILAGLSIPPRRYYGNYPQIGNGVGLVRMLLDEWKKIEVRHGRSHPGNAGGNRNRVKRALLVTSESAFPFIREIADRLSQISLRVTAEALAVQNIFFGREVTVAGLLTGNDIIKQVRATKKAPDLVVLPGIIFNRHGHTLDGYSAERIGKSLGIKVMAADSLDALAKLL; translated from the coding sequence ATGGCGCAAGAACTTGGATTGACAATACGGTCTGTTGAAAAAGGGCTGCCTGCATGGGAAGCGGGCCTCAGAAAGGGCGACATCATTGTCACGGTAAATGATGAACCCGTGAAGGATGAGGTCGATTTCAGGTTCTGTACCGCCCAACCGGTTTCTGAAATACGGGTGCTACACCGCATGGGCATTCTTACAAAGCTGTTGAAACGGCCTTCCCGCACCGCAGTAGGAGTTCAATTTGCCGATCAAGGCGTTACAAGGTGCAGAAACCACTGCATTTTCTGTTTTATAGACCAGATGCCGAAGGGATTGCGCAGGAGCCTGTATATAAAAGATGAGGATGTAAGGCATTCTTTTGTCAATGGAAATTATGTCACGCTTGCTGCGATGACCTTTGATGATCTCGAACAGCTTTGCAGCCGGGGACTGTCTCCATTGTACGTTTCGGTCCATGCGACGGACAGGCACGTTCGCTGCACTATGCTCGGCAACAAGCATATCTTTGATATCATGGACCAGCTTGGTTTTCTTGAAAAAAACGGCATTTCGTTTCATGCCCAGATTGTGGTATGCCCCGGTTATAATAACGGCGCGGTTCTCACCAAGTCCCTTAAAGACTTGTGCGGTTTGACAAAGGGCCTTATTTCGGTTTCCGTTGTTCCGGTGGGACTCACCAGATTCCGGCGGCATCCTTTACAACCCGTGGATCGCGGTGAGGCGCGACGCATCTGCAAACAGGTCATGCGGGCAAGTGAAAAGGACAAAAAGCGCTACGGCCGGCGGAGGATTTTTCTGGCGGATGAGCTGTTCATTCTTGCCGGACTTTCCATCCCTCCCCGGAGATATTATGGAAATTATCCCCAGATCGGAAACGGGGTCGGGCTTGTCCGAATGTTGCTTGATGAATGGAAAAAAATCGAAGTTCGCCATGGCAGGAGCCATCCAGGAAATGCAGGTGGGAACCGGAACCGTGTCAAAAGGGCGCTCCTTGTCACTTCGGAATCGGCATTTCCCTTTATCAGGGAAATCGCCGACCGGCTTTCCCAAATTTCGCTCCGGGTTACCGCGGAAGCGCTCGCGGTTCAAAATATTTTTTTTGGCAGAGAAGTCACTGTTGCGGGGTTGCTAACCGGCAACGATATCATCAAGCAGGTGCGGGCGACCAAAAAAGCGCCGGACCTGGTCGTGCTTCCGGGAATAATTTTCAACCGCCATGGGCATACGCTCGATGGATACTCGGCGGAACGCATCGGAAAAAGTTTAGGCATCAAGGTTATGGCGGCGGATTCACTCGATGCGTTGGCCAAGCTTTTATGA
- a CDS encoding metallophosphoesterase family protein translates to MRYAIISDIHGNVEALQAVLKDIKNRSIDSIVCLGDIVGYYPDPERCIELVQENVDDCVAGNHDYAAINRIDIQTFTYYAYAAMEWTRNHLSKKAKDFLGSLPLTIEKDSIFLTHSSPSNPQDWIYVFPDSEDAVFEAFKSLTFRINFIGHTHWPSIMIQEEDKIILHAEHSIKLTEKNLYLINVGSVGQPRDFDSRCCYAIYDTKNQDISLIRVMYDYTITQRKILDNNLPAFLAQRLEKGK, encoded by the coding sequence ATGAGATACGCGATCATCTCCGACATCCACGGCAACGTCGAGGCGCTGCAGGCGGTGCTCAAGGACATCAAAAACCGCTCGATCGACAGCATCGTCTGCCTCGGCGACATCGTGGGATATTACCCGGACCCGGAGCGCTGCATCGAACTCGTGCAGGAAAACGTGGACGACTGCGTGGCCGGCAACCACGACTACGCGGCGATCAACCGGATCGACATCCAGACCTTCACCTACTACGCCTACGCGGCCATGGAGTGGACCAGGAACCACCTTTCCAAGAAGGCAAAGGACTTTCTCGGGTCGCTTCCCTTGACAATTGAAAAAGACAGCATCTTCCTCACCCACTCGTCGCCGTCCAACCCCCAGGACTGGATCTACGTGTTCCCGGACAGCGAGGACGCCGTGTTCGAAGCGTTCAAGAGCCTCACCTTCAGGATCAATTTCATCGGCCACACGCACTGGCCCTCCATCATGATCCAGGAGGAGGACAAGATCATCCTCCACGCCGAGCACTCCATCAAGCTCACCGAGAAAAACCTCTACCTCATCAACGTGGGCAGCGTGGGACAGCCCCGCGACTTCGACTCCCGCTGCTGCTACGCGATCTACGACACGAAAAACCAGGACATCAGCCTCATTCGGGTCATGTATGATTACACCATCACGCAGCGTAAAATCCTCGACAATAATCTGCCGGCGTTTCTGGCGCAGCGGTTGGAAAAAGGCAAATAA
- a CDS encoding STAS domain-containing protein: MKIRIDTVGTVTVVFIDGNVLQENVPIFRVKLLELVEEGKVNIVLDMVASNYISSMCLATIVDVKKKLNELSGDLKLARVNKLVRNLLETTSLIKKVETYDDVDSAVKSFEKK; this comes from the coding sequence ATGAAAATCCGGATTGACACGGTCGGAACCGTGACCGTTGTCTTCATCGACGGCAATGTCCTGCAGGAAAACGTCCCCATTTTCCGGGTGAAACTCCTCGAGCTCGTGGAAGAGGGCAAGGTCAACATCGTCCTCGACATGGTCGCCTCCAATTACATCAGCAGCATGTGCCTCGCCACGATCGTCGATGTCAAGAAAAAGCTCAACGAGCTGTCGGGCGATTTGAAACTGGCCAGGGTGAACAAACTCGTGCGGAACCTTCTCGAGACCACAAGCCTCATTAAGAAGGTCGAAACCTACGATGACGTCGATTCGGCGGTAAAGTCGTTCGAGAAGAAATAG
- a CDS encoding TIGR03960 family B12-binding radical SAM protein — translation MNKESFKHLLETQFLPFVQKPMQYLGNELNIVRKDLSGVSLHGVLCYPETYDIGMSHYGGQILYHIVNSRPQWALSRCYHPCADAEKLMREKEILLYCLEYLAPIKNADWVGFSVTYELQYTNLINMLALAGLPLYSRDRTGQEPLVIAGGPAMVNPEPIADFVDAFVIGDGEEAIVEACSVMESSKKRSASKEATLRELSKCRGVYVPSFYGTEKSGAFLVPIIPAPVKAAKVRSLDDRNYPAKPLVPLVNVVHHRLAVEVMRGCTRGCRFCSAGIWYRPVRERAVESLLCQMENGMSATGWRDIGLLSLSTADYSGLTPLLRGAAAYGTGGRLSVSLPSTRIDALTDADLDAMAAITPFSSFTIAPEAGSQRLRSVINKGFPDDDIFAMAERLLNRNVQTVKLYFMIGLPTERDEDIDAITSLAGRIADMAWRHSRRVTITIALSPFSPKAHTPFQWEAMDAPERLLEKSKRIKRGLADRRNVKTSYRDPFMAQLETVMARGDRSLSAVIRAAWESGCRFDGWDEHFKFDRWKDAFDKCNIGLTTFCGAIPMDNALPWNAVSAGVSTEFLQRERERAIAGGPTADCRNGECSACGVCGPIRQGSARFVKASALESTRSAAETVVPASTDRRCYRFVYTKGLPVRFLGHLDMVGVLHRALFAARLPIAFSEGCHPHPLIAFGPPLPLGISGATELFDVVTMGLLDTTIDAINKFLPEGLAVAGFQEMAIDHVSLNEAICAGQYRFSSTGEALLRSRMKNNVKARIDAFLVQREAVITITKNTISSSKDIRPLVIFLAPSGENGEQSFTAILSMQPKKTCKPSELISVLFPELSTFNFLVTRQMCFHKENGELKPFSMQPGKGTAKSN, via the coding sequence ATGAATAAAGAATCCTTCAAACACCTCCTCGAAACCCAGTTCCTGCCTTTTGTGCAGAAACCGATGCAATACCTCGGCAATGAGCTGAATATCGTCAGAAAAGATTTATCCGGTGTTTCGCTGCACGGCGTCTTGTGCTACCCGGAAACCTACGACATCGGCATGTCGCATTACGGCGGGCAGATACTTTACCACATTGTCAACAGCAGGCCGCAATGGGCTTTGTCGCGCTGCTATCACCCCTGCGCCGATGCCGAAAAGCTCATGCGGGAAAAAGAAATTCTCCTGTACTGCCTCGAATACCTCGCGCCGATAAAAAATGCGGACTGGGTAGGATTTTCGGTCACGTACGAGTTGCAATACACGAACCTCATCAACATGCTCGCGCTTGCCGGGCTTCCCCTTTACAGCCGCGACCGTACCGGCCAGGAGCCGCTCGTTATTGCAGGCGGCCCCGCCATGGTCAATCCTGAGCCCATCGCCGATTTCGTGGACGCGTTTGTGATCGGCGACGGAGAAGAGGCGATTGTTGAGGCTTGCTCGGTCATGGAAAGCTCGAAAAAGCGCAGTGCGTCCAAAGAGGCCACCCTGAGGGAATTGTCGAAATGCCGCGGCGTGTATGTCCCGTCATTTTACGGGACAGAAAAATCAGGGGCGTTTCTCGTCCCCATAATTCCTGCTCCGGTAAAGGCCGCAAAGGTGCGAAGCCTTGACGACAGAAATTATCCCGCAAAACCGCTTGTCCCTCTTGTCAATGTCGTGCACCACCGGCTCGCCGTGGAGGTGATGCGCGGGTGCACGCGGGGCTGCCGGTTCTGCTCGGCGGGAATCTGGTACCGGCCGGTGCGCGAGCGCGCGGTGGAAAGCCTGCTTTGCCAGATGGAAAACGGAATGTCGGCAACTGGCTGGCGCGATATCGGCCTCCTGTCGCTCTCCACCGCCGATTATTCCGGGCTCACCCCCCTGCTGCGCGGCGCCGCGGCCTACGGCACGGGCGGAAGGCTCTCGGTTTCGCTTCCGTCAACCCGCATCGACGCGCTGACGGATGCCGACCTCGACGCGATGGCGGCGATCACGCCCTTCTCCTCATTTACCATCGCGCCGGAAGCGGGATCGCAGCGCCTGCGCAGCGTCATCAACAAAGGGTTTCCCGACGACGATATTTTTGCCATGGCGGAAAGACTGCTGAATCGAAACGTTCAGACCGTCAAACTGTATTTCATGATCGGGCTGCCCACGGAGCGCGACGAGGACATCGACGCAATCACTTCGCTTGCCGGCCGCATCGCGGACATGGCATGGCGCCATTCGCGGCGCGTGACGATCACTATCGCGCTGTCGCCGTTTTCTCCCAAGGCGCACACGCCGTTTCAATGGGAGGCCATGGATGCGCCCGAACGGCTGCTCGAAAAATCAAAGCGGATCAAACGGGGGCTTGCGGACCGGCGCAATGTAAAAACTTCCTACCGCGATCCGTTCATGGCACAGCTCGAAACCGTGATGGCGCGCGGCGACCGGAGCCTGTCCGCCGTGATCCGCGCCGCCTGGGAATCCGGCTGCCGTTTTGACGGATGGGACGAGCATTTCAAATTTGACAGATGGAAAGATGCTTTTGACAAATGCAATATCGGCCTCACCACGTTCTGCGGCGCAATTCCCATGGACAATGCGCTGCCGTGGAATGCGGTCTCAGCCGGTGTTTCAACGGAATTTCTGCAAAGGGAGCGCGAGAGGGCGATTGCCGGCGGGCCCACTGCTGATTGCCGGAACGGGGAATGTTCGGCATGCGGGGTTTGCGGGCCGATCCGGCAGGGTTCTGCGCGCTTTGTCAAGGCCTCGGCCTTGGAATCCACCCGTTCCGCGGCCGAGACCGTTGTGCCGGCCTCCACTGACCGCCGCTGCTACCGGTTCGTTTACACAAAAGGACTTCCGGTACGGTTTTTGGGGCATCTCGACATGGTGGGCGTTCTTCACCGGGCGCTTTTCGCCGCGCGGCTGCCAATTGCTTTTTCGGAAGGATGCCATCCCCATCCCCTCATCGCCTTCGGCCCGCCCCTGCCGCTGGGAATTTCCGGCGCCACGGAGCTGTTCGATGTGGTGACGATGGGCCTGTTGGACACTACCATTGATGCAATTAACAAATTCCTGCCTGAAGGTCTAGCGGTCGCCGGCTTTCAGGAGATGGCGATCGACCATGTATCGCTCAACGAAGCAATCTGCGCGGGTCAATATCGTTTCTCGTCGACCGGCGAGGCACTTTTACGATCAAGGATGAAAAACAATGTCAAAGCGCGAATCGACGCATTTCTCGTCCAACGGGAAGCGGTCATAACAATCACAAAGAACACTATTTCATCTAGCAAGGATATTCGTCCGCTTGTGATTTTTCTCGCTCCTTCAGGCGAGAACGGCGAACAGTCGTTTACCGCGATTTTATCGATGCAGCCGAAAAAAACCTGCAAGCCATCGGAACTTATTTCCGTATTATTCCCGGAACTCTCCACATTTAATTTTTTAGTGACGCGACAGATGTGCTTTCACAAGGAGAATGGTGAATTGAAGCCGTTTTCGATGCAACCGGGCAAGGGAACCGCAAAATCGAATTAG
- a CDS encoding pseudouridine synthase has protein sequence MRLNKYLAGCGLGSRRSCDSLVGSGRIYVNGAKVKALGVKVTVGKDRVEYLGRILEPVRCLRYIAFHKPQTGIAAESDLEKRDGMFDALRQAGCDADALTIIERPDAATEGLVLLTNDGSLVHALTHPRYQIKQVFDVQLDRKLSPDEVEVMTGPGVESEHQILCAGMIIQAGSVNLPWYRVELYNSKKRHLQRMFGAAGRAVLRSRRVQFASVKLGDLAPGAFRELTGREVAALRAAGFKPSPSSR, from the coding sequence ATGCGCCTCAATAAATACTTGGCCGGATGCGGATTGGGATCAAGGCGCTCATGCGATTCCCTGGTTGGCTCGGGCAGAATCTATGTGAACGGAGCAAAAGTCAAGGCACTGGGAGTAAAGGTAACCGTTGGCAAGGATCGGGTTGAATACTTGGGAAGGATCCTTGAGCCGGTACGGTGCTTGCGGTATATTGCCTTTCACAAACCGCAAACCGGTATTGCGGCGGAAAGCGATTTGGAGAAGAGAGACGGCATGTTTGATGCCCTGCGTCAAGCCGGGTGCGATGCCGATGCGCTTACAATCATCGAACGGCCCGATGCCGCAACCGAAGGCCTTGTCCTGCTCACCAATGACGGCAGCTTGGTCCACGCGCTCACGCATCCCCGTTACCAGATAAAACAAGTGTTTGATGTTCAGCTTGACAGGAAATTATCTCCCGATGAGGTTGAGGTCATGACCGGCCCCGGTGTGGAATCGGAACATCAGATACTTTGCGCCGGCATGATCATACAGGCCGGCTCCGTGAACTTGCCCTGGTACCGTGTGGAATTGTACAACAGCAAAAAACGCCACTTGCAGCGCATGTTCGGCGCGGCGGGCCGCGCCGTGCTCAGGAGCCGCCGCGTTCAATTCGCCTCGGTCAAACTCGGGGATCTTGCGCCGGGCGCTTTTCGCGAACTCACCGGCCGCGAAGTGGCGGCGCTGCGGGCGGCCGGGTTTAAGCCTTCCCCCTCCTCCCGCTGA
- a CDS encoding GGDEF domain-containing protein, which translates to MDSRSEDVEKLQQQLVKAKHDLKLALASEKILLDELERKNLEIIERKKAEEKLDAALNDLKLALASEKVLLDELDKKNKELTELSITDGLTGLYNHRYLQERLEFEFKRAKRYGGNLSCLMIDIDHFKMLNDTYGHQCGDFVLRELSNLFRSRSREVDICGRYGGEEFLIITNIALGDAAQFAGKLRTAVNCHDFIFEGAALRVAVSIGIAEFNPALKDRLELISRADRAMYQAKQDGRNLIRLWNAQQVGTPPEKEART; encoded by the coding sequence ATGGATTCACGTTCCGAAGACGTGGAAAAACTTCAGCAGCAGCTTGTAAAGGCCAAGCACGACCTCAAGCTCGCGCTTGCGTCCGAAAAGATCCTGCTCGACGAGCTCGAAAGGAAAAACCTTGAGATCATCGAACGGAAAAAAGCCGAAGAGAAGCTCGACGCCGCCCTGAACGACCTCAAGCTCGCGCTCGCGTCCGAAAAAGTGCTGCTCGACGAGCTTGACAAGAAAAACAAGGAACTTACCGAGCTGTCGATTACCGACGGGCTCACCGGCCTGTACAACCACCGCTACCTCCAGGAACGGCTGGAATTCGAGTTCAAGCGCGCCAAGCGGTACGGCGGCAATCTTTCGTGCCTGATGATCGACATCGACCATTTTAAAATGCTCAACGATACCTACGGCCACCAATGCGGCGATTTCGTTCTCAGGGAGCTTTCGAACCTTTTCCGGTCCAGGTCGCGCGAAGTTGACATATGCGGCAGGTACGGGGGGGAGGAGTTCCTGATCATTACCAACATCGCGCTCGGCGACGCCGCGCAGTTCGCCGGCAAGCTCCGCACCGCCGTGAACTGCCACGATTTTATTTTCGAGGGCGCGGCGCTGCGCGTGGCGGTGAGCATCGGTATTGCTGAATTCAACCCCGCCCTCAAAGACAGGCTCGAACTGATCAGCAGGGCCGATCGGGCCATGTACCAGGCAAAGCAGGACGGCCGTAACCTCATCCGCTTGTGGAACGCGCAGCAGGTCGGGACGCCGCCGGAAAAGGAGGCGCGGACGTAA